Proteins from a genomic interval of Methanoplanus endosymbiosus:
- a CDS encoding HAMP domain-containing sensor histidine kinase has product MDIKKMISRDSHSYSTYILLLCIAIIVPFVICLSIVHYTQLSDDLTYNSIQLQENTEISMIELTNVINSGLEIYDSSLDDRLKSAFEIYLAEYNSSGGELSDNDLLAIKNRLGDGYNLYIFNESNIITKTTFKPDLGLDLGKFEYFSDYLDNIRNGDSYHGDRVVTSILDSSITKKYGYIPSPDHNEILEISYDLKQNDARKNLKYSDTANRIQNLSPNLIEIRFFDIFSDPIGDSEYKFPGEEEIINRIIRSGSDYTYVDSKNLTTVNYRYIDLYNPDYGSDLSLVAAFEYNDSILNEQLNSLLISQIAALLLMLFLIILSIYLAAVIVTRPVREIVKDVDVIASGDLGHQITANNGSREFGQLEKSIRNMVETLNEMIFRLKSSEEIIKEQNENLENLVGKRTAELKEANEEANFYLDLMTHDINNANMAALGYAEMLDDGTGGCVPEFSGKVINAVNQSIRIINNVSMLRKIRDYNKVLKPVSLSKTIDEALDHISGISPEYEKTDIKVLADELLTEVFVNLIENSKKYAGEECRIKITAEPKGGEVIICIEDNGPGMPDHLKARCFERTVRGEKTARLKSGKGLGLHIVRTLIEERYGGEIYAADRVSGSEKDGLKICFTLKKA; this is encoded by the coding sequence ATGGACATAAAGAAGATGATCAGCAGGGACAGCCATTCATACTCAACGTATATCCTCCTGCTCTGCATTGCAATTATAGTCCCCTTTGTCATATGCCTCTCAATAGTACATTACACTCAGCTTTCGGACGATCTTACTTACAACAGCATTCAGCTTCAGGAAAATACCGAAATCAGCATGATAGAACTGACAAATGTCATAAATTCAGGTCTTGAAATCTATGACAGCAGCCTTGATGACAGACTGAAATCTGCCTTTGAAATATATCTTGCAGAATACAATTCATCCGGCGGAGAACTATCCGACAATGATCTTTTAGCCATAAAAAACCGGCTTGGTGACGGATATAATCTGTACATATTCAATGAGAGCAATATCATCACCAAAACAACATTTAAACCGGATTTAGGACTGGATTTAGGCAAATTTGAGTATTTCTCAGATTATCTTGACAATATCAGAAATGGTGATTCATACCACGGAGACAGGGTTGTAACAAGCATTCTGGACAGTTCAATCACAAAAAAATACGGCTATATCCCATCACCGGATCATAATGAAATTCTTGAGATCTCATATGACCTTAAACAAAATGATGCCAGAAAAAATTTGAAATACAGTGATACAGCAAATAGAATTCAGAACCTCAGTCCAAATCTCATTGAAATAAGATTCTTTGACATATTCTCCGATCCAATAGGGGATTCAGAATATAAATTTCCCGGCGAAGAAGAGATTATAAACCGGATCATCAGGTCCGGAAGTGATTATACCTACGTTGATTCCAAAAACCTGACAACAGTAAACTACAGGTATATTGACCTTTACAATCCGGATTATGGATCAGATCTCTCACTTGTAGCAGCCTTTGAATATAACGACTCAATACTGAATGAACAGCTGAACAGCCTGCTGATCTCACAGATTGCTGCACTTCTGCTCATGCTTTTCCTGATAATCCTCTCAATATATCTGGCAGCAGTGATTGTCACACGGCCGGTCAGGGAGATTGTGAAGGATGTTGACGTAATTGCCTCAGGTGATCTTGGACATCAGATCACTGCCAATAACGGAAGCCGGGAATTCGGGCAGCTTGAGAAGAGTATCAGAAATATGGTTGAAACTCTCAATGAGATGATCTTCCGGCTGAAAAGTTCAGAGGAGATTATAAAAGAGCAGAATGAAAATCTTGAAAATCTTGTTGGAAAGAGAACAGCTGAACTGAAAGAGGCCAATGAAGAGGCTAACTTCTATCTTGATCTGATGACGCATGACATAAACAATGCAAATATGGCAGCTCTCGGCTACGCTGAAATGCTTGATGACGGGACAGGAGGCTGCGTACCGGAATTTTCCGGAAAGGTAATAAATGCCGTAAACCAGAGCATCCGGATTATAAACAATGTCTCAATGCTAAGAAAGATCAGGGATTATAATAAGGTATTAAAGCCAGTCAGCCTGTCAAAAACCATTGATGAAGCCCTTGACCATATATCCGGTATCAGTCCGGAATATGAAAAGACAGATATCAAAGTCCTTGCAGATGAACTGTTAACCGAAGTATTTGTAAATCTCATAGAAAACTCAAAGAAATATGCAGGAGAAGAGTGCAGAATAAAAATCACTGCTGAACCAAAAGGCGGAGAAGTGATTATCTGCATTGAAGACAACGGACCCGGAATGCCCGATCACCTAAAAGCCAGATGTTTTGAGAGAACTGTCAGGGGTGAAAAGACAGCACGCCTGAAATCCGGAAAAGGCCTTGGTCTGCATATTGTCAGAACCCTCATTGAAGAAAGATATGGCGGAGAGATTTATGCTGCCGACAGAGTTTCCGGCAGTGAAAAAGATGGCTTAAAGATCTGCTTCACCCTTAAAAAAGCATAA
- the upp gene encoding uracil phosphoribosyltransferase yields the protein MSVHSFSHPLVTHKVSLLRDMKTNSKDFRDIVTELTMLLTYEATKDLELSKDFITGWEGKPVEVEKYLEKDPSIIPVFRAGIGMQEGFMNLFPTARISYIGYYRDHETLQPMKYYAKLADEISERTVYILDPMLATGGTTSAVCTLLKEAGCQKIKVLCVIAAPEGIERMEKDHPDVVIIPAVIDTKLDENGYIVPGLGDAGDRLFGTK from the coding sequence ATGTCTGTTCACTCTTTTTCGCACCCTCTTGTGACACATAAGGTCAGCCTTCTGAGGGATATGAAGACAAACTCAAAGGATTTCAGGGATATCGTCACTGAACTCACCATGCTTCTTACCTATGAAGCTACAAAAGATCTTGAACTCTCAAAGGATTTCATAACCGGATGGGAGGGTAAACCTGTTGAGGTTGAGAAGTATCTGGAGAAAGATCCTTCCATCATTCCTGTCTTCAGAGCAGGAATCGGGATGCAGGAGGGATTTATGAATCTTTTCCCTACTGCCAGAATCAGCTATATCGGCTATTACAGGGACCATGAAACCCTTCAGCCGATGAAATATTATGCAAAGCTCGCAGATGAGATCAGTGAGAGAACTGTATATATTCTTGATCCAATGCTCGCAACCGGAGGAACAACCTCGGCTGTCTGTACACTCTTAAAAGAGGCAGGCTGTCAGAAGATCAAAGTGCTCTGTGTTATTGCAGCGCCTGAAGGCATTGAGAGGATGGAGAAGGACCATCCTGATGTAGTCATAATTCCGGCAGTTATTGACACTAAACTGGATGAGAACGGGTATATCGTGCCGGGTCTTGGAGATGCGGGTGACCGCCTCTTTGGTACAAAATAA
- a CDS encoding NAD-dependent epimerase/dehydratase family protein: MYSVITGGAGFIGSHLVDALVKRGDKILIIDNLSSGNLDNITEHIESGKIEFLKADLLSDGWQDSFAGADRIYHIAADPDVRASAVTPAPIFDNNVAATENVLEAMRIHNVPEIVFTSTSTVYGEATVIPTPEDYSPMIPISIYGATKMACEAMIASYAHSFNMKAWVFRFANIIGERNNHGVIWDFIHKLKENPKELEILGDGKQVKSYLSVTGCVNAVLFAVENSDETFNFYNIGSEDWISVTEIGEIITEEMNLKGVPFCYTGGDRGWVGDVPKMQLSVEKMKSIGWIPEETSKGAVRAACKSSIREICGEN; this comes from the coding sequence ATGTATTCAGTAATCACAGGCGGAGCCGGGTTCATAGGATCACACCTTGTGGATGCCCTTGTAAAAAGAGGAGATAAAATCCTCATAATTGACAATTTAAGCTCAGGAAACCTGGATAATATAACAGAACACATAGAGAGCGGAAAAATTGAGTTCCTGAAGGCCGATCTTCTCTCAGACGGCTGGCAGGATTCATTTGCCGGCGCTGACAGGATATATCATATTGCCGCTGATCCGGATGTAAGGGCAAGCGCAGTCACTCCGGCACCCATCTTTGATAACAACGTGGCCGCAACCGAGAATGTCCTTGAGGCCATGAGAATTCATAATGTCCCTGAGATAGTATTCACCTCAACGTCAACAGTGTATGGTGAGGCGACTGTAATACCCACACCTGAGGATTATTCGCCTATGATACCCATATCAATCTACGGTGCCACCAAGATGGCCTGTGAGGCCATGATAGCCTCCTATGCCCACTCCTTTAACATGAAGGCATGGGTATTCCGGTTTGCAAACATAATCGGTGAGAGGAACAACCACGGAGTCATATGGGATTTCATACACAAATTAAAGGAGAACCCAAAAGAACTTGAAATTCTGGGTGACGGAAAGCAGGTAAAATCATACCTCTCAGTAACAGGATGTGTAAATGCAGTGCTTTTTGCGGTTGAGAACTCAGATGAGACCTTCAACTTCTACAACATAGGCTCAGAGGACTGGATTAGTGTCACTGAAATAGGAGAGATAATCACCGAAGAGATGAATCTCAAAGGCGTGCCGTTCTGCTATACCGGCGGAGACCGTGGATGGGTCGGCGATGTCCCGAAGATGCAGCTCTCAGTTGAGAAGATGAAAAGTATAGGCTGGATTCCGGAAGAGACCTCAAAAGGGGCTGTCAGGGCGGCATGCAAATCCTCGATCAGGGAGATCTGCGGGGAGAACTGA
- the thsA gene encoding thermosome subunit alpha yields the protein MVANLGGQPIFILKEGSTRTRGRDAQSGNIAAAKAVAGAVRTTLGPKGMDKMLVDTIGDVVITNDGVTILKEMDIEHPAAKMMVEVAKTQDDEVGDGTTTAVVVAGELLKRAEDLLEQDVHPTVIAHGYRLAADKSQALLKEMAIEIKPDDIEMLKKIADTAMTGKGAEAAKDKLNDLVVKAITMIADEDGTVDTDFVKVEKKVGGTIEDSEIIEGVVIDKERVHPAMPKKVEAAKILLLNAAVEYKKTEVDAEISITSPDQLQMFLDEEEKMIKGIVEKIIASGANVLVCQKGIDDIAQHYLAKAGILAVRRVKKSDLTKLARATGASVISSIDAIDAGELGKAGLVEEKKVGGEEMIFVTDCDNPKSCTLIVRGGTEHVVDELDRALEDALRVVSVAVEDGKFVAGGGAPEVELSLRLREYAASQEGRSQLAIEAFATALEIIPRTLAENAGLDPIDMLVELRSEHEAGNKTTGLNVFDAKPEDMLKAGVIEPLRVKTQAIASAAEAAVMILRIDDVIASSGSGGPSPEEMAAMGGGMGGMGGMGGMPPMM from the coding sequence GTGGCCAGCCAATCTTTATTCTTAAAGAAGGAAGCACCCGCACACGCGGTCGCGACGCACAGAGCGGAAACATTGCAGCAGCAAAAGCAGTTGCAGGTGCAGTAAGAACAACACTCGGACCAAAAGGCATGGACAAGATGCTCGTTGACACAATCGGTGATGTTGTCATCACAAACGATGGTGTTACAATCCTCAAAGAGATGGACATCGAGCACCCTGCTGCCAAAATGATGGTTGAAGTTGCAAAGACACAGGACGATGAAGTCGGAGACGGTACAACAACAGCAGTTGTCGTTGCAGGCGAACTCTTAAAGCGTGCAGAAGATCTCCTTGAGCAGGATGTTCACCCGACAGTAATTGCACACGGGTACCGCCTTGCAGCAGACAAATCACAGGCACTCTTAAAAGAGATGGCAATTGAGATCAAACCTGACGACATTGAGATGCTCAAAAAGATTGCCGACACAGCAATGACCGGCAAAGGTGCAGAAGCTGCAAAGGACAAACTCAACGATCTCGTTGTAAAAGCAATCACAATGATCGCTGACGAAGACGGCACAGTTGACACAGACTTTGTAAAGGTCGAGAAGAAGGTCGGCGGCACAATCGAAGACTCAGAGATCATCGAGGGTGTTGTAATCGACAAAGAGCGTGTACACCCTGCAATGCCAAAGAAGGTAGAAGCAGCAAAGATTCTTCTCCTCAACGCTGCGGTAGAGTACAAAAAGACCGAAGTGGATGCAGAGATCTCAATCACATCACCGGACCAGCTTCAGATGTTCCTTGATGAAGAAGAGAAGATGATCAAAGGAATCGTTGAGAAGATCATCGCATCCGGCGCAAATGTTCTCGTATGCCAGAAGGGAATTGATGACATTGCTCAGCACTACCTTGCAAAGGCAGGAATCCTTGCAGTACGCCGTGTAAAGAAGTCAGATTTAACAAAACTCGCACGTGCAACAGGCGCTTCAGTCATCTCATCCATTGATGCAATCGATGCAGGTGAACTTGGGAAGGCAGGACTTGTAGAAGAGAAGAAGGTCGGCGGCGAAGAGATGATCTTTGTCACAGACTGTGACAATCCAAAGTCATGCACACTTATCGTCCGTGGCGGTACAGAGCATGTAGTAGATGAACTTGACCGTGCACTTGAAGACGCACTCCGTGTAGTATCAGTTGCAGTTGAGGACGGAAAGTTTGTCGCAGGCGGCGGTGCACCTGAAGTTGAACTTTCACTCAGACTCCGTGAATATGCAGCATCACAGGAAGGACGCTCACAGCTTGCAATCGAGGCATTTGCAACAGCTCTTGAGATCATCCCACGCACACTTGCAGAAAATGCAGGTCTTGACCCAATTGACATGCTTGTTGAACTCCGCTCAGAACATGAAGCAGGAAATAAGACAACAGGTCTTAATGTATTCGATGCAAAGCCGGAAGATATGCTTAAAGCAGGCGTTATCGAGCCACTGCGTGTAAAGACGCAGGCAATTGCATCAGCAGCAGAAGCAGCAGTTATGATCCTCCGCATTGATGATGTCATTGCATCATCAGGCTCAGGCGGACCAAGCCCAGAAGAGATGGCTGCCATGGGCGGCGGTATGGGCGGTATGGGTGGAATGGGCGGCATGCCTCCCATGATGTAA
- a CDS encoding methanogenesis marker 12 protein — MYIGIDHGTSAIRFSSGEDKFKISRKDAVNFSYEDLNRLCPLDCIEGIAVCYSMGDAITEITPIDKVKNRGIVTKEGAGEHIGGGTKVYDEIERSGIPAVVIPGIHRNSPTDPRFKVYSHQTSPEKIGIAYLVHRDLGDNFIVSDISSNTVSLLVTGGHITGAFDACIFAPGTKHGAIDVDGIRKTDSGEWTANEAFLHAGTDENVPPEYRRDTIAMFAAMECASLKLLNRDAPVALAGSMAEEVSDIISSLLDEEVFVYDEWAASDGLSMIASDVFSGKKEILGLKVSELKR; from the coding sequence ATGTATATTGGTATTGATCACGGTACATCTGCGATCAGGTTCTCCTCAGGTGAGGATAAATTTAAAATTTCCAGGAAGGATGCAGTTAATTTCAGTTATGAAGATTTAAACCGCCTCTGTCCACTGGACTGTATAGAGGGCATTGCGGTCTGCTACTCGATGGGAGATGCGATAACTGAGATCACCCCCATTGATAAAGTTAAAAACAGGGGTATTGTCACAAAGGAAGGCGCAGGCGAGCATATCGGCGGCGGGACAAAAGTGTATGATGAGATTGAAAGAAGCGGCATTCCTGCGGTTGTAATTCCCGGCATACACAGGAACTCACCGACAGATCCAAGATTTAAGGTATATTCCCACCAGACAAGTCCTGAGAAAATTGGCATTGCCTATCTGGTTCACCGGGATCTCGGTGATAATTTCATAGTTTCGGATATCAGCTCAAATACAGTGAGTCTTCTTGTGACCGGCGGTCATATCACCGGTGCATTTGATGCCTGTATCTTCGCCCCCGGAACTAAGCACGGGGCTATTGATGTTGATGGCATAAGAAAGACTGACAGCGGTGAATGGACAGCAAACGAGGCATTTCTGCATGCCGGAACTGATGAGAATGTCCCTCCTGAATACAGAAGAGATACCATTGCAATGTTTGCAGCAATGGAGTGTGCCTCGCTTAAACTGTTAAACCGTGATGCACCTGTTGCCCTTGCCGGATCAATGGCAGAAGAGGTCTCTGATATTATATCTTCCCTGCTGGATGAGGAGGTCTTTGTATATGACGAATGGGCGGCATCAGACGGACTTTCAATGATTGCATCTGATGTATTCTCCGGTAAAAAAGAGATTCTTGGACTTAAAGTATCTGAACTGAAGCGCTGA
- a CDS encoding DUF368 domain-containing protein, translated as MNDKLSSFLPVYIKGILMGVCDIIPGVSGGTMALITGIYERLIRAVGNIEPELLLTFLKRDWDGFSEELKRIDLLFLIVLAAGIGTSFILMSRVILVLLNNYSAETYSFFLGLIAASAVVIFSGSGPVSVKTVSGLIAGILIGLAVSGLSAVDPGHSLPVLFITGAFAICAMVLPGISGAYITMIMSQYEYMLHAIKTLSVIDIAAFMGGAVIGILLFTKALKYLISHYHALMLAVLTGFMLGSSRMLYGKVIEDGGFDGGIYLFLILGIFVIALIEFIRRRYGA; from the coding sequence ATGAATGATAAATTATCAAGCTTTCTTCCGGTGTACATCAAAGGCATACTTATGGGTGTCTGTGATATAATTCCGGGTGTATCCGGCGGCACAATGGCTCTTATAACCGGGATTTATGAGAGGCTGATTCGGGCTGTCGGCAATATCGAACCTGAACTTCTGTTAACTTTCCTGAAGAGGGACTGGGACGGATTCTCAGAAGAGCTGAAGAGAATTGACCTCTTATTCCTGATTGTTCTTGCCGCAGGAATAGGTACGTCCTTTATCCTGATGTCACGTGTCATCCTGGTTCTTCTGAATAATTATTCGGCAGAGACATATTCTTTCTTTTTAGGTCTGATAGCTGCGTCTGCGGTTGTGATTTTCTCGGGTTCAGGCCCTGTCTCAGTAAAGACAGTCTCAGGGCTTATAGCCGGAATTTTAATCGGCCTTGCTGTATCCGGTCTTAGTGCCGTTGATCCTGGTCACAGCCTGCCCGTCCTCTTCATTACAGGGGCTTTTGCTATATGTGCAATGGTGCTTCCCGGAATTTCCGGTGCGTACATTACAATGATAATGAGCCAGTATGAGTACATGCTCCATGCGATAAAGACACTCTCTGTGATTGATATTGCGGCATTTATGGGTGGTGCGGTAATTGGTATTCTTCTCTTTACAAAGGCTCTTAAATATCTGATAAGTCATTACCATGCCCTCATGCTGGCAGTTCTCACCGGATTTATGCTTGGTTCTTCCAGGATGCTGTATGGCAAAGTCATTGAGGATGGTGGTTTTGACGGAGGCATTTATCTCTTCCTTATTCTCGGAATTTTTGTCATTGCTCTGATAGAATTTATCAGAAGGCGATATGGTGCTTAA
- a CDS encoding CPBP family intramembrane glutamic endopeptidase codes for MNNNEYFNKKGVIALVLFFAVFSLFAVIQWPGGEANAFATASLEVSPFVLAAVLAYLADSGKIPKLLAALYIISLIAGIALISVFVGIMGIMPANLLTTGNINTITDSMDTEKIIQSLEIILLSFLGFIISCLCYLRPLRRYLSHYIPIDPESFLHASGLVIVLSVVLILIIPVTVTGEPPFLSDVILSSVVSDPEFISGTVGADIYGLIWMTIGSFTAAGLFLKRDLRGMLRRIGLERPTVRQVLTALVIGAVFVLLFTALDEIVTAIWNFLGWNITDTDKFEFLLSPYLTIPGIIAASLSAGFGEEIAVRGVLQPRYGIILSAMFFAALHAFQYNWDGIITVFIAGILFGLLRTRYNTTFCAVTHSTYDFILFLLLMLGVPL; via the coding sequence ATGAACAATAATGAATATTTCAACAAAAAAGGAGTAATTGCGCTTGTACTTTTTTTCGCAGTATTCTCCCTCTTCGCAGTGATACAATGGCCCGGAGGTGAGGCAAACGCCTTTGCAACCGCATCACTTGAGGTATCACCCTTTGTCCTTGCAGCAGTACTTGCATATCTCGCAGATTCCGGCAAAATTCCAAAACTTCTGGCGGCACTGTATATCATCTCCTTAATTGCAGGTATAGCCCTCATATCCGTATTTGTAGGTATAATGGGAATAATGCCTGCAAATCTTCTGACAACCGGAAATATCAATACAATAACGGACTCAATGGACACTGAAAAGATCATACAGTCACTTGAGATAATTCTCCTCTCATTTCTTGGTTTTATTATATCCTGCCTCTGCTATCTGAGACCGTTACGCAGGTACCTCTCCCACTACATTCCAATTGACCCTGAATCATTCCTTCATGCATCAGGACTTGTTATTGTCCTGTCAGTGGTACTGATTCTCATAATCCCGGTTACAGTCACAGGTGAACCACCCTTTCTGTCAGATGTAATTTTAAGCTCAGTAGTATCAGATCCGGAATTTATTTCCGGTACAGTAGGAGCTGATATCTACGGCCTCATATGGATGACAATAGGATCATTTACCGCTGCCGGACTCTTCTTAAAAAGAGATCTCAGGGGCATGCTGCGGAGAATCGGGCTTGAAAGGCCAACGGTCAGGCAGGTGCTGACGGCACTGGTAATCGGAGCAGTATTTGTTCTCCTCTTCACTGCCCTTGATGAAATAGTGACGGCAATATGGAATTTCTTAGGATGGAATATTACAGACACCGACAAATTTGAATTCCTGCTCTCACCATACCTCACAATTCCGGGCATAATTGCAGCATCTCTGTCAGCAGGCTTTGGCGAAGAGATTGCAGTCAGGGGAGTTCTTCAGCCAAGATACGGAATAATACTCTCGGCCATGTTCTTTGCCGCCCTACATGCCTTTCAGTACAACTGGGATGGCATAATTACGGTTTTCATCGCCGGAATTCTATTCGGGCTCTTAAGAACGCGCTACAATACAACATTCTGTGCAGTGACCCACAGTACATATGACTTTATCCTGTTCTTACTATTAATGCTTGGAGTACCATTATAG
- a CDS encoding nucleoside recognition protein — translation MIALDFLKETLIQFLNLSLQTIPFMIPGVIFAEFLIAKKITGKIAKWTKPLTGFANLNDICGTSFLLAFISPKAANTMLVNYKDKELISEKEMIVASVMNSFPTVVMHWRYLLPVYIPLLGFTGILYFLILMAVGFGKTGVVMLYGRFKFREREYIPEEERGSVEFITSKAALKTAIESSKKPLIKILSITIPTLLIVSVLINLGIFDQLGNGMKNLSFLFPIPTAALAIIAAQFGSFIAGAGVASALLNGGELTPAEIITTLLIGNILTSVTRSIKWYGSSYAAIFGPKTGASVMIISTALRNGMMLIAVIILLTLF, via the coding sequence TTGATAGCACTGGATTTTCTTAAGGAGACACTGATACAGTTCCTAAACCTTTCTCTCCAGACGATTCCTTTTATGATTCCGGGAGTAATATTTGCAGAGTTTCTGATTGCAAAGAAGATTACCGGAAAGATTGCAAAATGGACAAAACCTCTGACCGGATTTGCAAATCTGAATGATATATGCGGAACCTCATTTCTCCTGGCTTTTATATCCCCGAAAGCTGCAAACACCATGCTTGTAAATTATAAAGATAAGGAGCTGATCTCAGAAAAAGAGATGATTGTAGCTTCTGTCATGAACTCCTTTCCAACCGTAGTTATGCACTGGCGTTATCTTCTCCCTGTTTATATCCCACTTCTTGGATTTACAGGGATTCTCTATTTCCTGATACTTATGGCTGTCGGGTTTGGAAAGACCGGAGTGGTCATGCTGTATGGAAGATTTAAATTCAGGGAGAGGGAGTATATCCCTGAAGAGGAGAGAGGAAGTGTAGAGTTCATAACCTCGAAAGCTGCGTTAAAAACAGCTATTGAAAGTTCAAAAAAGCCTCTCATAAAAATTCTCTCAATCACCATCCCGACACTGCTTATTGTATCAGTTCTTATAAATCTGGGAATATTTGATCAGCTTGGAAACGGAATGAAAAACCTGAGTTTCCTCTTCCCAATACCAACAGCCGCACTTGCGATTATTGCAGCGCAGTTTGGATCGTTTATCGCAGGCGCAGGTGTTGCTTCTGCTCTCTTAAACGGAGGTGAGTTAACTCCGGCAGAGATTATAACCACGCTGCTCATAGGAAATATACTAACGAGTGTTACAAGAAGCATAAAATGGTATGGCTCATCATACGCAGCAATCTTTGGCCCTAAAACCGGGGCTTCTGTTATGATAATCTCAACGGCTCTGAGAAACGGGATGATGCTCATTGCTGTAATCATACTTCTGACACTTTTCTAA
- a CDS encoding uracil-xanthine permease family protein: MTEINPVNIVKRGFQGLQILFVAFGALVLVPLLTGLDPNVALFTAGAGTLIFQLITKMKVPIFLASSFAFIPAITYGVATWGIPSTMCGLAAAGLFYVLLSVIITIFGVEVINRVFPPIVVGPVISVIGLSLAPVAVGMALGKSGDLQVIPVETALIVAGISLITTLAIFMFTKGWLRLVPILFGITTGYLASLWFGLVDFSSLGSAVWIGLPNFVFPEWNLAAILFIVPVAIAPAIEHFGDILAIGSVTGKNYLKDPGVNRTMLGDGVATFFASFVGGPPNTTYSEVTGAVALTKVFNPWIMTAAAIIAIIFSFIGKIGAFLQSIPGPVMGGVMILLFGLIASLGIDQLIKNRVDLSKQKNIVIISLILVTGIGGLFIPIGEFKLAGIGLAAIIGVILNLVLPEDVKSSEEANN; this comes from the coding sequence ATGACAGAAATAAATCCCGTAAATATAGTTAAGAGAGGCTTTCAGGGACTTCAGATTCTTTTTGTTGCATTCGGTGCACTTGTCCTTGTTCCCCTTCTTACCGGCCTTGACCCCAATGTGGCACTCTTCACCGCCGGGGCAGGCACGCTGATATTTCAGCTGATTACAAAGATGAAGGTCCCAATCTTTCTGGCATCCTCCTTTGCCTTTATTCCGGCGATAACATACGGTGTGGCAACATGGGGTATTCCGTCAACCATGTGCGGCCTTGCCGCTGCGGGTCTCTTCTATGTCCTGTTAAGTGTCATCATCACGATCTTCGGTGTAGAGGTAATAAACCGGGTATTCCCTCCGATTGTGGTCGGCCCTGTCATTTCTGTGATTGGTCTCTCTCTTGCACCTGTTGCAGTCGGGATGGCACTTGGAAAATCCGGAGATTTACAGGTAATACCTGTTGAGACCGCCCTCATTGTGGCAGGGATATCCCTCATCACAACTCTGGCAATATTTATGTTTACAAAAGGGTGGCTGAGGCTTGTGCCCATTCTCTTTGGCATTACGACTGGATATCTGGCTTCCCTCTGGTTTGGTCTTGTTGACTTTTCATCACTCGGAAGCGCGGTATGGATTGGACTGCCCAATTTCGTTTTTCCTGAGTGGAACCTTGCAGCCATACTATTCATAGTCCCGGTTGCGATTGCACCTGCAATTGAGCATTTTGGTGATATTCTGGCGATTGGATCAGTCACAGGTAAGAACTACCTCAAAGATCCGGGTGTGAACAGAACAATGCTTGGTGATGGTGTAGCTACATTCTTCGCGTCATTTGTGGGCGGTCCTCCAAATACTACATATTCTGAGGTTACCGGTGCAGTGGCACTGACAAAGGTATTTAATCCCTGGATCATGACAGCAGCTGCCATCATTGCAATAATATTTTCATTTATCGGAAAGATCGGGGCATTTTTGCAGAGCATTCCCGGCCCGGTTATGGGTGGTGTTATGATACTCCTCTTTGGCCTTATTGCAAGCCTTGGAATTGATCAGCTAATTAAAAACAGGGTGGACCTCTCAAAGCAGAAGAATATTGTAATTATTTCGTTAATTCTTGTCACAGGAATCGGAGGACTCTTTATTCCAATCGGTGAATTTAAGCTTGCAGGCATTGGCCTTGCGGCAATAATCGGTGTAATTCTGAATCTTGTACTTCCGGAGGATGTTAAAAGTAGTGAGGAGGCGAATAATTAA